The DNA window TATCTGCACAACGCGGATGAGGCCGAGCCCTATAAGAATCTTGGCCTGGGTTCCGGCGACTTCACCCCCTGGGAAGACGTCCCCGCCGGGACCGACCTGCTTTTCTATGAGGGCCTGCATGGCTGCGTGGTCTCCCCCGAAGTCAACGTCGCCCAGCACGCCGACCTGAAGATCGGCGTCGTTCCAGTCATCAACCTGGAATGGATTCAAAAGATACACCGGGATACCGCGGCCCGCGGCTATTCGGAACAGGCGGTGATGGATACCATCCTGCGGCGCATGCACGACTACGTCCATTACATCATCCCCCAATTCAAGCATACGGACATCAACTTCCAGCGCGTGCCGGTGGTCGACACCTCGGACCCGATCATTGCCCGCGACATCCCTACTCCCGACGAAAGCCTAGTGGTGATCCGCTTCCGCAAGCCGGAAAACTTCGGTGTGGATTTCCCCTACCTGCTCCAGATGCTGCAAAACTCCTTCATGTCGCGCCGCAACACCATCGTGGTGCCCGGCGGCAAGATGGGGCTGGCCATGGAACTGATCCTGACCCCGATCATCCGCCGCATCCTGGACGACAAGCGGAAGGCTGGGGGCTGAGGTCCCCGGTCCGTCACGGCTTTCACCAAGGGGGGACGTCATGTCCGTCAAGCATCCGATCATCGCCGTCACCGGGTCATCCGGCGTCAAGCGCGACTCCGTGCGAAAGATATTCAACCAGATCTTCCGGCGCGAGGGCGTCCTGGCCGCCTTCGTGGCCGGCGAGAGCTTCCACAAGTATTCGCGCACCGAGATGAAGAAGGCGGTCGCCGAAGCGGCGGCCAAAGGCAACTTCGATCTCAGCCACTTCGGCCCCGAGGCCAACGTATTCGGCGAGTTGGAAAATCTCTACCGCTCCTATGGAGAAAACGGGACTGGCCAGCGTCGCATCTACCTACATACCGACGAGGAGGCCGAGGCTTTTTCCGACCTGGGCCTCAAGCCCGGCGACCTGACCCCCTGGGAGGACATGCCGCCGGACACCGACTGCTTGGTCTACGAAGGCCTGCACGGTTGGGTGAAGTCGGGCGACGTGGCCCTGGAGCCCCTGACCGACCTGCGCGTCGGCATGGTGCCGATCATCAATCTGGAATGGATCCAGAAGATCGATCGCGACACCAAGATGCGCGGCTATTCCACCGAGGCGGTGGTCGACACCATGCTGCGGCGCATGCACGACTACGTGCATTATGTCATCCCGCAGTTCAAGCGTAGCGACATCAACTTCCAGAAGGTGCCGGTGGTCGACACCTCCTACCCGATGATCGCCCGCGAAGTGCCGTCCGACGACGAGTGCATGGTGGTGATCCGCTTCCGCAAGCCGGAGGAATTCGGCGTCGACTTCCCGTTTCTGCTCAGGGAGTTGAAAAACTCCTGGATGTCGCGCCGCAATACCATCGTGGTCCAGGGCGGCAAGATGAACATGGCGATGGAACTGATCCTAACCCCCATCGTCCGCGACCTGATGGCCAAGCGCAAGAAGGCCCTGGCGAGCTGACGACGGCGGTTCCAAAGGCGGCGGCCTCCGCGATGCCGGAATGCGGAGGCCGGGGGAGCCCGAACGCTCCGCCCCGGCATCCGTCTGCATCGTTAAAGAATCGGTATTTTCTTCATTCCCCCCTCTTGCGAAGCCCCTTTCGCCAGACCCATCTTTGATTCGGAACGGGTGCCGATGTCGGGCCCGCTCCGGTGATCGAAAGGGGTCGGCGCATGTAGCGCGGCTCCGCACACCATGTAGCTTCGTAAAGGAGGATATGGCCATGACGACGATCGACTTTTCCCCCCTCTATCGCTTTGCCGTCGGTTTCGACCGCATGCAGCGCCAGCTCGATTCCGCCCTGGCGGGCATGGACGAGCAGGCGGTTTCCTACCCGCCCTACAACATCGAAGTCACCGGCGAGGATGCCTACCGCATCACCATGGCGGTGGCCGGGTTCGGCGAGGACGACCTGGACCTCACGGTGAAGGAGGATACCCTCCTGGTGTCCGGTAAGGCCAAGCGCGACGAACAGGCCGTGCAGTATCTCCATCGCGGCATTGCCGGCCGCTCCTTCGAGCGCCGCTTCCAACTCGCCGACCACATCAAGGTGGCGGGAGCCAGCTTGGTGAACGGCCTGCTCCATGTGGACTTGGTGCGCGAAGTGCCGGAGGAAAAGAAGCCCCGCA is part of the Magnetospirillum sp. WYHS-4 genome and encodes:
- a CDS encoding phosphoribulokinase, with translation MSKKHPIIAVTGSSGAGTSTVKAAFEHMFRREGVKPAVIEGDSYHRYNRKEMKEAVAAAEKQSGCKHLSHFGPEANLFAELAETFRVYGETGGGKRRLYLHNADEAEPYKNLGLGSGDFTPWEDVPAGTDLLFYEGLHGCVVSPEVNVAQHADLKIGVVPVINLEWIQKIHRDTAARGYSEQAVMDTILRRMHDYVHYIIPQFKHTDINFQRVPVVDTSDPIIARDIPTPDESLVVIRFRKPENFGVDFPYLLQMLQNSFMSRRNTIVVPGGKMGLAMELILTPIIRRILDDKRKAGG
- a CDS encoding phosphoribulokinase translates to MSVKHPIIAVTGSSGVKRDSVRKIFNQIFRREGVLAAFVAGESFHKYSRTEMKKAVAEAAAKGNFDLSHFGPEANVFGELENLYRSYGENGTGQRRIYLHTDEEAEAFSDLGLKPGDLTPWEDMPPDTDCLVYEGLHGWVKSGDVALEPLTDLRVGMVPIINLEWIQKIDRDTKMRGYSTEAVVDTMLRRMHDYVHYVIPQFKRSDINFQKVPVVDTSYPMIAREVPSDDECMVVIRFRKPEEFGVDFPFLLRELKNSWMSRRNTIVVQGGKMNMAMELILTPIVRDLMAKRKKALAS
- a CDS encoding Hsp20 family protein; translation: MTTIDFSPLYRFAVGFDRMQRQLDSALAGMDEQAVSYPPYNIEVTGEDAYRITMAVAGFGEDDLDLTVKEDTLLVSGKAKRDEQAVQYLHRGIAGRSFERRFQLADHIKVAGASLVNGLLHVDLVREVPEEKKPRSIPIAHQTQAKAIEKKAA